GTTGGTCACTTAGCTGCACAGCATAGCGGATCAAGCAAGCAGCACAGCAAACGAACATGTGAGCAGAATACCAACCTGATGAGGGTGTTAACCTTCTTGGCCTGAATGTCATACATTTTCTTGACAGCAGCCTTTATTTTCTTCTTGTCGGCCTTGAGgtcgacaatgaagacaagggtgTTGTTGTCTTCAATCTTCTTCATCGCAGACTCAGTGGTAAGCGGGTACTTGAGGATCTGGTACTGGTCTAATTTGTTCCTTCCAGGGGTGCTGATCCTGGGGTACTTGGGGTCCCTGGCCTTGGACAGGGTCTTGGGGCGGTGAAATGTCACAGAAGTGCGGATCTTCTTTGCCGTCTTCTTGATTGACCCAGACTTCACAGCCTTGGCAACCTTGGCGGCCTGGGCCTTGGCATCGCCCTTCTTGGCAACAGCAACTGGTAACAGACGGAAACAATAATCAGCTAATGGACTTAGCAGCAAGACATAGAGAATGACATGAGAGTAAGCTTCTGGATTCTAAAGGGACAATTCAGTCAAGCATGAGTTAAGTTTTTAACATGGCAAAGAGTAACAAGTTGAAGCATATCACTGAAACTTACAGAGCATACTATTGGAGCACCCTTTCGTTTGCAAAAGATATTTTGCCATAAAAATTTGTCAGTTTTATGTATGTCAAAGAACAAACATTTTACAAGAGCAACCAAATAGTGAAAACTGCATTCAATCATGTTGACCAATCCAATAGTGAGACCACAATACAGTGACATATAAAGCAAACTTTGAACTACACATGAACCCAAATCTAAAGCACCTGACATGTTGGCATTAGCATTTTCAACAACAAAAATTGGGGGCACATATTTCGGCAACATTACGAGGTTACCTTTGGGAGCCATTTGAGCTTCTCAGAAAAGCCTCTTGAACTGCAAACACAGACGAGCAGCGATTTCAGATCGATTAAACGAGAAACGATTACAAGAAAATACAATGACATTAGAAAAGCAAGCGATGTGTGTTCACAGAGGAAACTAGTCTAGTTTCGGAGCTAAAGCAACTCAGAGCGCCTTCTACCACAAGGGTAAATCGAAATCCAAACAACAACATTTCCCGAGCACAGTATTTCGACAGACCCTGCGATGAAAATACATGCGACAACTACAAACGGAACACTAACTCCATTCGTCAAAACAAGCATCTAATTTCACGCCCAAATCCACAAACCATGATCATCTCGAGCAACAAAACATAAACATCTCCTACACATCTGGACTACTAACGGATCTTCACGCTAACGCGGAATAGGACGGGCTACGGGACAAATCACTGAGGAAAACATCAGCTACTGCCATGAACAACGACGCGGACGCTACAGGAGAAGCACGGGATTTCGCGCCCATGGAGCGGATCCGGCATCTCGTCAAGAACGAGGGAGCCGCGGGGGCTCGACGCCGGCTAACCGAGGCGAAGAAGAGCGGAGCATGAGCACGGCGGCGGGAGATGGGTGGGATGgggaggtggcggcgggcggcttACCTTACCTTCCTGGGGTGCGGGCGCGAGGCGATGCGAAGACGGCTGAGGAGGAACCCTAGCGGGCACGCGAGCCAGGCCTTTATATTGTGGAGTCGAGCGACTCCCTCGTCTAGGGTACAAACTGGGCTGGGCCTGGTTGGGCTGTACAGAGCACCGCGAGGCCTTGACGCCGATAAGTTAGTTATCTCGCACGGTTTTTTTGAACTGAGTTTTTTTTAAATGCTATATCTCGTTTTAAATTGTTTTGCCTTTTTAAAGCGAAAATTAAATTCGGCTCTCAAGCAATACCGCTCCTGCTGCCAAATATAATTTATCTTTTTTTCTGTCTTCTGTCTTACAATAAACAACCAAAAAAATCACACGTGTGTGATCTACATTTTTTTAACAGATAAATTTTTGTAAGATAATTCTAGCGCATGCGGCTTGTGAAGAAATAAGAAGTCTGATCCTGTTTGTATAGATTTGAATTTGCTTTTCCAACCACTGTTTGTTTTCATTTTCCAACCCCAACCAATGCGCACGGTTTTTCGATGATTTTTTGTATTACTACCAAACAAATAAACTattttcacccatcaggagcaCTAATACCCGAGAGCCAAAAGGCTACCGTAAGGATTTTTCTGGATTTTTCagttttttgcaaaaataaaaaatGTTAACCAAACCCTAGAAAATAGAAGAGTTACATTGAAATCTTTACAGGGCACTAGCTTCTTCTCGAACAGGCGGTTGGAGGACCACCGCAAGCCGCTCCAATACCCGAGCCAGATTAACACTGTTGATCGCGGTTAAGAAGTCGTCAAGGTTGTTGTTCTATCGGGACCATTGCCTAGAGAGGAAGTTCTCACGGGCGGAAGAGCCACATGTCTACAAGCCTGAATTCCAATAAATCCCACACGCCACGCGTCGACACCTGAGGGCTCACCAGATGTGATGGAGATTAGGTTGGAGGACCCAATATCAAGGGAAGTCATTGTCGTCACGCCGACAGACTCTACAAACCCTAAATTCAGTGTCCCAAACAGAGCACGCCAATAGACTCTACAAACCCTAAACTCACCGTCACAAACACACGACATGAATCTACGGCCCGTGAGTCGTCGATGTGCCATTTATGGCGCATGCCAGTATTAACTTA
This region of Triticum aestivum cultivar Chinese Spring chromosome 2D, IWGSC CS RefSeq v2.1, whole genome shotgun sequence genomic DNA includes:
- the LOC123053802 gene encoding 60S ribosomal protein L23A; translation: MAPKVAVAKKGDAKAQAAKVAKAVKSGSIKKTAKKIRTSVTFHRPKTLSKARDPKYPRISTPGRNKLDQYQILKYPLTTESAMKKIEDNNTLVFIVDLKADKKKIKAAVKKMYDIQAKKVNTLIRPDGKKKAYVKLTPDYDALDVANKIGII